The sequence gagactatctcaaaaaaaaaaaaaaaaaaaaagtatactgaTATTTTAAAGACTCCAAAATCAGAAGAAGAAAGTGTGTGTAAGGTGAGGGTACTTAAATGTAGGTGTTATTTCCTCAAAGATTGAGGATATCACAACCTCTATGGCacatgtttttcttgttttaaatatcattttcttcaaaaaaggCTAGATCTAGTTATGccttactgttattatttttttaatttggtctAGTTTAAGCTGAAACTCTTCCTCTTGGGTATTAAGTAATTtaagaacaatttatttttttctcataaattactTAGCTAGCTTAAAAATAACTTATTACAGTAaaatgttttgtgttgttttgcacCATTCTTTCACACTCAGCAATTTTTGTCATTTGTTGATGAACTATAATCTATTTCTACTGTCTGGACTAGAAAATTCATCTATTATCAAATGACAAAAAAAGATGAGTATTACTTATAACCAATACTTAAAATTTTGAAGGGTTGAATATCTTTTATATCACATTTGGTATAGAaaagatgtatgtgtgtgttcttaTTAGAAGGCTGGTAGAAGCTGAGTGAGCATTAATGAAAAAAGGAGTGGTTAATAAGCTTGTATTCTCATTGGAAGAAATTTTCTGTTAGTAGTTAtgtcttactgttttttttttttatttggttcagtatgttttaaaaaaacaaaatcttagtAATCTTCTTTCAAATTGATAGTCTCCTCTTTAGTCATCTTTAATTAATGAAATATATGCAGTTGTATATGCTGATCTCATCCtacttttactttcattttgaatatggcattttctcattcaaataattaaaatttattaattctaCTTGGAATATTCTTCTACATATTGTCATTACTCACTTGACTTGTTATTCACTTAAGTCATTCAtctatagttttttcttttcttttctttttctttctttctttttttttttctcactctgtcacccaggctggagtgcagtggtgcgatcttgtcttactgcaacctctgcctcccaggttccagcgattttcccacctcagcctcccgagtagctgggattacgggcacccgccaccacacccagctaatttttgtatttttagtagagatagggtttcaccatgtggccaggctggtcttgaactcctgacctcaagtcatccacccacttcagcctccccaagtgctgggattccatgtgtgagccaccgtgcccggcctgttcatTTATAGTTTTTTAATGTTTGAGTTACTGGGGCTTAAAAATGGATAGATCACTATTTGTTGAATTAGGCTTTTCATTATTATCAGTATCATAGTAAATGTTTGTATAATTCTTACCACAATTCTTGGTTCTTTGTAGATGATTCTCACATGTTTGCTGATGAATGAATCATAAACTTGAATTTTGTTGCCAGTTGTTTCTACTGAGGAAGAGCCATAGCAGAGGGACTGTTTGAACAGGAAGAAGATAATTGAATACTGCATTTTTTCCAGATATTAAATTTGGCTTCTAATTAAGGAACCAAAGGGGAATTTAGAAACTTTGAAAAATTCTTAGGTTAGAATTGGAAAAATACAGAGTAACTACTTGCAAAGGGATGTAATGAATCCATATAATCAATTATATTTAATAGATACTTTTGTATTTGATAAACTCAGGCAAACTGTTATTTTAATGTGAGATCTCTACACTTCTGGAACTTTGAGAATCAACTTATTTCTTATATGGATTTTTTGGGGGGAGCGAAAATTAAACAGAGCCAGATAGATGCTAAAATGGTGAACACAGGAACAGCTggagtctgcagctcccagcgaaatcaacgcagaaggtgggtgatttctctatttccaactgaggtacccagctcatctcattgaGACTGGTTAGACAGggggtgcagcccatggaaggcgagccaaagcagggtggggcatcgccttacacgggaagtgcaaggggccaGGGAACTTCCTCCCCTAgctaagggaagccatgagggaatGTGCCACGAGGAACGATGCATTCCGGCCCAGACTCTATGCCTTTTCCATGATCTTCACAACCCTCAGACCAGGcaattccctcgggtgcctagaACACccaggccctgggtttcaagcacaaaactgggcagccgtttgggcagacaccgagctagctgcaggattttttctttttcatactcCAGTGGCACCTGaaacaccagtgagacagaactgttaACTCCCCTGGAacgggggctgaagccagggagccaagtggtctagctcagtggatcccacccccacagagcccagcaagctaagatccactggcttgaaactcactgccagcacaggagtctgaagtcgacctgggatgctggagcttggtgggaggaggggcatctgccattactgaggcttgagtaggtggttttcacCTCACAGTGTAAGCAAAGCCAccgggaagtttgaactgggtggagcccactgcagctcaccAAAGCCACTGTAGCGCAACTGCTTCTCTAGagtcctcctctctgggcagggcatctctgaaaaaaaggcagcagccccagtcaggggcttatagataaaactgccatctccctgggacagagcacctgggggaagggtgcTATGGGTGGCTAttggtgcagcttcagcagacttaaacattcctgcctgctggctctgaagagagcagcagatctcccaggacattgctcgagctctgctaagggacagactgcctcctcaagtgggtctctgacccccatgtctcctgactgggaaacacctcccagcaggaaTCGACAGACAACTcacacaggagagctccagctgccgtctggtgggtgcccctctgggacaaagcttccagaggaaggaacaggcagcaatctttgttgttctgcaacctctgctggtgatatccagacaaacagggtctggagtggacctccagcaaattccagcagacctgcagcagaggggcctgactgttagaaggagaactaacaaacagaaatgaatagcatcaatatcaacaaaaaggacttccacacagaaaccccatttgaaggtcaccaacatcgaagaccaaaggtagataaatccatgaagatgaggaaaaaccagcgcaaaaaggctgacaattccaaaaaccagaatgccttttctcttccaaaaaatcacaactcctcgccagcaagggagcaaaactggacagagaatgagtttgatgaattgacagaagtaggcttcagaaggtgggtaataataaaCTCCTCCAAGCCAAAGGaccatgttctaacccaatgcaaggaagctaaaaaccttgaaaaaaggttagaggaattgctaccTAAAATaagcagtttagagaagaacataaatgacctgatggagctgaaaaacacagcacaagaacttcgtgaagcatacacaagtatcaacagccaaagcagaagaaaggatatcagagattgaagatcacctttatgaaataaagtgtgaagacaagattagagaaaaaagaatgaaaagaaacgaacaaagcctccaagaaataggggactatgtgaaaagaccaaacctatgtttgattgtccctgtacctgaaagtgacagggagaattgaaccaatttggaaaacactcttcaggatattattcaggagaacttccccaacctagcacgacaggccaacattccaattcaggaaatacagagaacaccacaaagatactcctcaagaagagcaaccccaagacacataatcgtgagattcaccaaggttgaaatgaaggaaaaaatgttaagagcagccagagagaaaggtcgggttacctacaaagggaagcccatcagactaatagtggatctctctgcagaaaccctacaggccagaaaagagtgggggccaatattcaacattcttaaagaaaggaattttcaacccagaattttgtatccagccaaactaagcttcataagtgaaggagaaataaaatcctttacagataagcaaatgttgagagattttgtcaccaccaggcctgcattacaagagctcctgaaggaagcactaaatatggaaaggaaaaattggtcccagccactgcaaaaacatatcaaattgtaaagaccatcgacaatATGAAGAAACTAATgggcatcaactaatgggcaaactAACtggctagcatcataatgacagggtcagattcacatataacaatattaaccttaaaagtaAACGGGCTAAGTgccacaattaaaagacacagactggcaagttggataaagagtcaagacccatcagtgtgctgtattcaggagactcatctcacatgcaaagacacgtgctctaaataaaggaatggaggaagatttaccaagcaaatggaaagcaaaaaaaaaaaaacaacaacaacaacaaaaaaagcaggggttgcaatcctagtctctgataaaacagactttaaaccaacgaagatcaaaaaagacaagaagggcattacataatggtaaagggatcaatgcaacaagaagagctaactatcctaagtatgtatgcacccaatacaggagcacccagattcataaagcaagtccttggagacctacaaagagacttagactcccacacaataatagtg comes from Pan troglodytes isolate AG18354 chromosome 14, NHGRI_mPanTro3-v2.0_pri, whole genome shotgun sequence and encodes:
- the LPAR6 gene encoding lysophosphatidic acid receptor 6 isoform X2 — protein: MVLWLGGVYYYPPSEAYFCQFIKLILCPVLLPCWRGVVIFWKRKGILVFGIVSLFALVFPHLHGFIYLWSSMLVTFKWGFCVEVLFVDIDAIHFCLLVLLLTVRPLCCRSAGICWRSTPDPVCLDITSRGCRTTKIAACSFLWKLCPRGAPTRRQLELSCSLCYGSSSVETTGNKIQVYDSFISKHVRIIYKEPRIVAGFELLASRDPPASAPLSVGITGMSHRPWPRNVKKKKKKKKVLQSEGKQKESGSTQGMKSTGKVKTPKLNILTTLGREDGRKRAECAPRSGKMPDL
- the LPAR6 gene encoding lysophosphatidic acid receptor 6 isoform X3, whose translation is MVLWLGGVYYYPPSEAYFCQFIKLILCPVLLPCWRGVVIFWKRKGILVFGIVSLFALVFPHLHGFIYLWSSMLVTFKWGFCVEVLFVDIDAIHFCLLVLLLTVRPLCCRSAGICWRSTPDPVCLDITSRGCRTTKIAACSFLWKLCPRGAPTRRQLELSCSLCYGSSSVETTGNKIQVYDSFISKHVRIIYKEPRIVITSGSPLDVTSPREFIKALILSSFQKQGISLTLGIKVLVPISNERLTERD
- the LPAR6 gene encoding lysophosphatidic acid receptor 6 isoform X7 yields the protein MVLWLGGVYYYPPSEAYFCQFIKLILCPVLLPCWRGVVIFWKRKGILVFGIVSLFALVFPHLHGFIYLWSSMLVTFKWGFCVEVLFVDIDAIHFCLLVLLLTVRPLCCRSAGICWRSTPDPVCLDITSRGCRTTKIAACSFLWKLCPRGAPTRRQLELSCSLCYGSSSVETTGNKIQVYDSFISKHVRIIYKEPRIVVKTPKLNILTTLGREDGRKRAECAPRSGKMPDL
- the LPAR6 gene encoding lysophosphatidic acid receptor 6 isoform X5; amino-acid sequence: MVLWLGGVYYYPPSEAYFCQFIKLILCPVLLPCWRGVVIFWKRKGILVFGIVSLFALVFPHLHGFIYLWSSMLVTFKWGFCVEVLFVDIDAIHFCLLVLLLTVRPLCCRSAGICWRSTPDPVCLDITSRGCRTTKIAACSFLWKLCPRGAPTRRQLELSCSLCYGSSSVETTGNKIQVYDSFISKHVRIIYKEPRIVVCYRSLGLLQFLFCFSLWHHQETLALCLILEPFLTIPVKI
- the LPAR6 gene encoding lysophosphatidic acid receptor 6 isoform X6 codes for the protein MVLWLGGVYYYPPSEAYFCQFIKLILCPVLLPCWRGVVIFWKRKGILVFGIVSLFALVFPHLHGFIYLWSSMLVTFKWGFCVEVLFVDIDAIHFCLLVLLLTVRPLCCRSAGICWRSTPDPVCLDITSRGCRTTKIAACSFLWKLCPRGAPTRRQLELSCSLCYGSSSVETTGNKIQVYDSFISKHVRIIYKEPRIVITSGSPLDVTSPREFIKGIKVLVPISNERLTERD
- the LPAR6 gene encoding lysophosphatidic acid receptor 6 isoform X4, producing MVLWLGGVYYYPPSEAYFCQFIKLILCPVLLPCWRGVVIFWKRKGILVFGIVSLFALVFPHLHGFIYLWSSMLVTFKWGFCVEVLFVDIDAIHFCLLVLLLTVRPLCCRSAGICWRSTPDPVCLDITSRGCRTTKIAACSFLWKLCPRGAPTRRQLELSCSLCYGSSSVETTGNKIQVYDSFISKHVRIIYKEPRIVVCYRSLGLLQFLFCFSLWHHQETLALCLTYRKTPKIPLIFGHF